A window of Brachybacterium fresconis contains these coding sequences:
- a CDS encoding carbohydrate ABC transporter permease: MTAIDETTDPATREDRGGAGSGGGSRLRPRRSGMGPRERSSTIASTVVMLVIGAAFLVPLLWVVLASFNTEASLSIAWPENWSLGNFAAIWNMETTFRPLLNSLILCGGATIVTMVTAVLCAYPMSRYRFRAKRPLLLGIIFSTGLPITAIMIPVYSLFVQVNLIDSMGGAILFLGASSLPYAIFLTKGFMDGVPVEIEESAWTEGAGVYRALWSVVLPLMRPGLAVATIFTFVMMWGNFFVPFMLLLSPENLPAAVTLYTFSSQYGQVAYGQLAAFSIFYSLPVVVLYLFLGRSLGQGFAAAGGVKG; this comes from the coding sequence ATGACCGCGATCGACGAGACCACGGATCCCGCGACGCGGGAGGACCGCGGCGGTGCCGGATCCGGCGGCGGCTCGCGGCTGCGACCGCGCCGTTCCGGCATGGGACCGCGCGAGCGCAGCAGCACGATCGCCAGCACGGTGGTGATGCTGGTGATCGGCGCGGCCTTCCTGGTCCCGCTGCTGTGGGTGGTGCTGGCCTCCTTCAACACCGAGGCGTCGCTGTCCATCGCCTGGCCGGAGAACTGGTCCCTGGGCAACTTCGCCGCGATCTGGAACATGGAGACCACCTTCCGGCCGCTGCTGAACTCCCTGATCCTGTGCGGCGGGGCGACGATCGTCACCATGGTCACGGCCGTGCTGTGCGCCTACCCGATGTCGCGGTACCGGTTCCGTGCCAAGCGTCCGCTGCTGCTGGGGATCATCTTCTCCACGGGGCTGCCGATCACCGCGATCATGATCCCGGTCTACTCGCTGTTCGTGCAGGTGAACCTGATCGACTCGATGGGCGGGGCGATCCTGTTCCTCGGCGCCAGCTCCCTGCCGTACGCGATCTTCCTGACCAAGGGGTTCATGGACGGGGTCCCGGTGGAGATCGAGGAGTCCGCCTGGACCGAGGGCGCCGGGGTGTATCGGGCCCTGTGGTCCGTGGTGCTGCCCCTGATGCGTCCCGGCCTGGCCGTGGCGACCATCTTCACCTTCGTGATGATGTGGGGGAACTTCTTCGTCCCGTTCATGCTGCTGCTGAGCCCGGAGAACCTTCCCGCCGCGGTGACGCTGTACACCTTCTCCTCGCAGTACGGGCAGGTCGCCTACGGGCAGCTGGCCGCCTTCTCGATCTTCTACTCGCTGCCGGTGGTGGTGCTGTACCTGTTCCTGGGCCGCAGCCTGGGTCAGGGCTTCGCCGCGGCGGGCGGCGTCAAGGGATGA
- a CDS encoding acyltransferase family protein: MSQPLAPSTSTTSPPSAAPARLHHLDALRGGALLLGVLLHALMPFFPGDVWLIDDTHDSPDAAAAVGVIHLFRMNLFMMLAGYFGHMVLHRRGAGAYVRDRLKRIGLPLVVFLPGLFLLVIGAAVLNTVVRDLGPFTPPPPAPGAPTGILALPTLHLWFLLLLLEIVLVVVLVRAVLVRLLGPARAERASRRIASALASPFGLVLVAAPYAVALVVQGGNVASITEPTTLMPVAGASIAYSGAFLAGWFLRAHPEALGRVERQWIPQLVTAVVLSPLALLAPSSTPPVLVAIVAALAGWAWVYGLLGLMGRLVNQEIRWVRYLADSSYWVYLIHFPLLLLVEVPLADLGAPILVKLAVALTLVMAVLLVSYDLLVRSTWLGKWLNGHRRPRALRRRRAAA, from the coding sequence ATGTCACAGCCCCTCGCCCCCAGCACGTCGACGACGTCCCCTCCGTCCGCCGCCCCGGCCCGCCTGCACCACCTCGACGCGCTGCGCGGCGGGGCGCTCCTGCTCGGCGTGCTGCTGCACGCCCTGATGCCCTTCTTCCCCGGCGATGTCTGGCTCATCGACGACACGCACGACTCCCCGGATGCGGCCGCCGCGGTGGGGGTGATCCACCTCTTCCGCATGAACCTGTTCATGATGCTGGCCGGCTACTTCGGGCACATGGTGCTGCACCGGCGCGGGGCCGGCGCCTACGTGCGGGACCGCCTGAAGCGGATCGGTCTGCCGCTGGTCGTCTTCCTGCCGGGATTGTTCCTGCTGGTGATCGGCGCAGCGGTGCTGAACACCGTCGTCCGTGACCTGGGGCCCTTCACTCCCCCGCCGCCTGCGCCCGGGGCACCGACAGGAATCCTCGCCCTGCCGACGCTGCACCTGTGGTTCCTGCTGCTGCTGCTCGAGATCGTGCTCGTGGTGGTCCTCGTGCGCGCCGTGCTCGTGCGCCTCCTGGGACCGGCCCGGGCGGAGCGGGCCTCCCGCCGCATCGCCTCGGCGCTGGCCTCCCCGTTCGGCCTCGTGCTGGTCGCAGCGCCGTACGCCGTGGCCCTGGTGGTCCAGGGCGGGAACGTCGCGTCCATCACCGAACCCACGACACTCATGCCGGTCGCGGGCGCGAGCATCGCCTACTCCGGCGCCTTCCTGGCCGGCTGGTTCCTGCGCGCGCACCCCGAGGCGCTGGGCCGGGTGGAGCGGCAGTGGATCCCGCAGCTGGTGACCGCCGTCGTCCTCAGCCCGCTCGCCCTGCTGGCACCGTCGTCCACGCCGCCGGTCCTGGTGGCGATCGTCGCGGCGCTCGCCGGATGGGCCTGGGTCTACGGGCTGCTCGGGCTCATGGGCCGACTCGTGAATCAGGAGATCCGCTGGGTGCGGTACCTGGCCGATTCCTCCTACTGGGTCTATCTCATCCATTTCCCGCTGCTGCTGCTGGTGGAAGTGCCCCTGGCGGATCTCGGCGCGCCGATCCTGGTCAAGCTCGCCGTCGCGCTCACGCTCGTGATGGCGGTGCTGCTGGTGAGCTACGACCTCCTGGTGCGCTCCACCTGGCTCGGGAAGTGGCTGAACGGGCACCGCCGGCCCCGGGCGCTGCGGCGGCGCCGGGCCGCGGCGTGA
- a CDS encoding sensor histidine kinase, protein MAMLPAPAVPRTGPGPGPEPDLGPGTGASSVRPAPEQGPLGEKLEVWMPPVLLLVSWSVGWIASRTWMTGDLILWALGPTLLLLALRAALERTRRAGGPGSRPLELLYALHLVLVAVAILLNPMSCIYAFVGYLDSGRFLSGGRARAVVVATALLSAVGQVGGIGVVAAETWFFVGLAAVNLLIALGMMHLAGERERILDEREQALAENDRVHRENFRLHEQLMAGARRAGAGEERDRLSREIHDTVAQGLVGVIRQLEAVGPVDDAPSRQRLEIAEEAARDCLLEARRAVEALGPHQLHDADLVEALSALVARWARTHRVVATLDADDAPREARHGDVLVRVAQEALANVARHAGARTVTATLSVEERMVLLRIADDGRGVDLDAVERGHGLANMAERTRRVGGDLDVTSAVGRGTTVTARVPR, encoded by the coding sequence ATGGCCATGCTCCCTGCCCCGGCGGTCCCGCGGACCGGCCCCGGACCGGGCCCCGAGCCCGATCTCGGGCCCGGGACCGGTGCGTCGTCCGTGCGCCCCGCCCCGGAGCAGGGCCCGCTGGGCGAGAAGCTCGAGGTGTGGATGCCCCCGGTGCTGCTGCTGGTGTCCTGGTCCGTGGGGTGGATCGCCTCGCGCACCTGGATGACCGGCGACCTCATCCTGTGGGCGCTGGGACCGACGCTGCTGCTCCTTGCGCTCCGGGCAGCGCTGGAGAGGACCCGGCGAGCCGGCGGGCCGGGATCGCGCCCGCTGGAGCTGCTCTACGCCCTCCACCTGGTCCTGGTCGCCGTCGCGATCCTGCTGAACCCGATGAGCTGCATCTACGCCTTCGTCGGCTATCTCGATTCGGGACGCTTCCTCAGCGGGGGTCGCGCCCGCGCCGTGGTCGTGGCGACGGCGCTGCTGAGCGCCGTCGGGCAGGTGGGCGGGATCGGGGTCGTGGCCGCGGAGACGTGGTTCTTCGTGGGGCTGGCCGCGGTGAACCTGCTGATCGCTCTGGGGATGATGCACCTGGCGGGGGAGCGGGAGCGGATCCTGGACGAGCGCGAGCAGGCGCTGGCCGAGAACGACCGGGTCCACCGGGAGAACTTCCGTCTGCACGAGCAGCTGATGGCCGGAGCGCGCCGGGCCGGGGCCGGCGAGGAGCGGGACCGGCTCTCGCGGGAGATCCACGACACCGTCGCCCAGGGCCTGGTCGGGGTCATCCGCCAGCTGGAGGCGGTCGGGCCCGTGGACGATGCGCCCTCGCGGCAGCGCCTCGAGATCGCCGAGGAGGCCGCCCGCGACTGTCTGCTCGAGGCCCGACGGGCGGTCGAGGCGCTCGGGCCCCACCAGCTGCACGACGCCGACCTCGTCGAGGCGCTGTCCGCGCTGGTGGCCCGCTGGGCCCGGACCCACCGCGTGGTCGCGACCCTCGATGCCGACGACGCGCCGCGGGAGGCGCGCCACGGGGACGTGCTGGTGCGCGTCGCCCAGGAGGCGCTGGCGAACGTGGCCCGTCACGCCGGGGCGCGGACGGTCACGGCGACCCTCTCCGTCGAGGAGCGCATGGTCCTCCTGCGCATCGCCGACGACGGCCGCGGCGTCGATCTGGACGCCGTCGAACGCGGCCACGGCCTGGCCAACATGGCCGAGCGCACCCGCCGGGTCGGCGGGGATCTCGACGTCACCTCGGCCGTCGGCCGGGGCACCACGGTGACGGCGAGGGTGCCGCGATGA
- a CDS encoding response regulator, translating into MSPVRVVVVDDHPVVRDGLVAMLGSEEDIEVVGTAGDGAEAITVSDSAGPDVVLMDLRMPGTSGIEAIRTLRLHGRTTPRILVLTTYDTDRDIHGALEAGADGYLLKDTPRQEVVRAVHDLAAGRAVLAPAALAALTGSRAGRIVLSAREAEVLRLVADGCTNRAVASRLGIGEATVKTHLMHIYDKLGVGDRASAVRTAWELALV; encoded by the coding sequence ATGAGCCCGGTGCGGGTGGTGGTGGTCGATGATCATCCGGTGGTGCGCGACGGACTGGTCGCGATGCTCGGGTCCGAGGAGGACATCGAGGTGGTCGGCACCGCCGGGGACGGCGCCGAGGCGATCACGGTGAGCGATTCGGCCGGCCCGGACGTGGTGCTGATGGATCTGCGGATGCCGGGGACCAGCGGGATCGAGGCGATCCGGACCCTGCGCCTGCACGGGCGCACGACCCCACGGATCCTGGTGCTGACCACGTACGACACCGACCGTGACATCCACGGTGCGCTCGAGGCGGGGGCCGACGGCTACCTGCTCAAGGACACGCCCCGCCAGGAGGTGGTCCGGGCCGTGCACGATCTCGCCGCAGGCCGTGCGGTGCTGGCGCCCGCAGCGCTCGCGGCTCTGACCGGGAGCCGCGCCGGACGCATCGTCCTCAGCGCGCGGGAGGCCGAGGTGCTGCGCCTGGTGGCCGACGGCTGCACGAACCGTGCGGTCGCCTCCCGGCTCGGGATCGGCGAGGCCACGGTGAAGACGCACCTGATGCACATCTACGACAAGCTCGGGGTCGGCGACCGGGCCTCGGCGGTGCGCACGGCGTGGGAGCTCGCTCTGGTCTGA
- a CDS encoding formyltetrahydrofolate deformylase, which yields MSSPSPTGTPAPAVEYVLTFVCEDRPGIVHAVTGAIVEVGGNITESRQFESGSTHRFYMRLQLTTGASTQEIAAALAPVIERFGIEHRLDVVGRPVRTLVLGSTAKHCLNDLLFQVDAGHLPIEVPLILANHPTLEPLARFHEIPFEHLSTQGDGAKAAFEDRVRTAIDEHDIELVVLARYMQILSPELCAELSGRCINIHHSFLPGFKGANPYRQAHARGVKQIGATAHFVTSDLDEGPIIEQDVIRVDHTRSPQELMAIGQDAEVRTLRQAVAWFAQSRVLLDGARTVIFR from the coding sequence ATGAGCAGTCCGAGCCCCACCGGTACCCCCGCCCCCGCCGTCGAGTACGTCCTCACCTTCGTGTGCGAGGACCGCCCCGGGATCGTCCACGCGGTCACCGGCGCGATCGTCGAGGTGGGCGGGAACATCACGGAGTCGCGCCAGTTCGAGAGCGGCAGCACCCACCGCTTCTACATGCGTCTGCAGCTGACCACCGGCGCCTCGACGCAGGAGATCGCCGCGGCCCTCGCGCCGGTCATCGAGCGCTTCGGCATCGAGCACCGGCTGGATGTGGTGGGACGCCCCGTCCGCACCCTCGTGCTCGGCTCCACCGCCAAGCACTGCCTGAACGACCTGCTGTTCCAGGTCGACGCGGGCCACCTCCCCATCGAGGTGCCGCTGATCCTGGCCAATCATCCCACCCTCGAGCCCCTGGCGAGATTCCACGAGATCCCCTTCGAGCACCTGTCCACCCAGGGCGACGGGGCCAAGGCGGCCTTCGAGGATCGGGTGCGCACGGCGATCGACGAGCACGACATCGAGCTCGTGGTCCTGGCGCGGTACATGCAGATCCTCTCCCCCGAGCTGTGCGCGGAGCTGTCCGGGCGCTGCATCAACATCCACCACTCGTTCCTGCCGGGCTTCAAGGGCGCCAATCCCTATCGCCAGGCACATGCCCGCGGCGTCAAGCAGATCGGGGCCACCGCGCACTTCGTCACCAGCGATCTCGACGAGGGCCCGATCATCGAGCAGGACGTGATCCGGGTGGACCACACCCGCTCCCCGCAGGAGCTGATGGCGATCGGCCAGGACGCCGAGGTGCGCACGCTGCGCCAGGCGGTCGCCTGGTTCGCGCAGTCGCGGGTGCTGCTGGACGGGGCTCGCACCGTCATCTTCCGCTGA
- a CDS encoding MMPL family transporter, which translates to MTDHAGSSGPTHRRPVPRVPRALRIILPALLILIWLGAAGIGGPYFGRVDEVSSNDRTAYLPDSAEATEVQALAEEFTGSEAIPAIIVVTSESELSDEDVTALTDAAEELSALEAVIEEVSPPIVSEDSRAAQVFVPIDADADIGAVVEQLEQELATDLPEGLTSSVTGPAGFSADLAAAFAGIDFLLLGVALAAVLVILIIVYRSLLLPLMVLSTSLFALCAALLVIWHLASAGILLLSGQTQGILFILVIGAATDYSLLYVARYRDELRHRESTWAATVSALRGTVEPVLASGGTVIAGLLCLLLSELKSNSTLGPVAAIGIAFAMLAALTFLPALLYAAGRAAFWPRRPRYDPAPAAEDASGTDGGGWGRVAAAVSRRPRPLWILTALVLAAGCVGALSLDADGVPQSDLVLGSSSARAGQEALGEHFPAGAGSPVQVIVDQEDLQATADVLLAEDGIASVSVVAADSPSGSAPVTADGIGAQGPPGTPAADPTVVEGRVLVQGTLTDAPDSAAAERTVRDLRAALDQEGFEEIVGGVTATSIDTNDASVHDRTLIIPVVLAVILVILMLLLRSLLAPVLLVATTVLSFGTALGVAALVFEHVLDFPGADPAVPLYGFVFLVALGIDYNIFLMTRVREESRRHGTRAGVVRGLAVTGGVITSAGLVLAATFAALAVIPILFLAQIAFIVAFGVLLDTFVVRTLLVPALALDVGKAIWWPSRLWRTGSP; encoded by the coding sequence ATGACCGACCACGCAGGGTCATCCGGCCCCACCCATCGCCGGCCCGTGCCCCGCGTGCCGCGGGCTCTGCGCATCATCCTGCCCGCGCTGCTGATCCTGATCTGGCTGGGTGCCGCCGGCATCGGCGGGCCGTACTTCGGGCGGGTCGACGAGGTCTCCTCCAACGACCGCACCGCCTACCTGCCGGACTCGGCCGAGGCGACGGAGGTCCAGGCGCTGGCCGAGGAGTTCACGGGCTCCGAGGCGATCCCCGCGATCATCGTGGTCACCTCCGAGAGCGAGCTCTCCGACGAGGACGTCACGGCGCTCACCGACGCCGCCGAGGAGCTCTCCGCGCTCGAGGCGGTGATCGAGGAGGTCTCCCCGCCGATCGTCTCCGAGGACTCCCGGGCGGCCCAGGTGTTCGTCCCGATCGACGCCGACGCCGACATCGGCGCCGTCGTGGAGCAGCTCGAGCAGGAGCTGGCCACCGACCTGCCGGAGGGCCTGACCTCGTCCGTGACCGGACCCGCCGGGTTCTCGGCCGACCTCGCCGCGGCCTTCGCCGGGATCGACTTCCTGCTGCTGGGGGTGGCGCTGGCCGCCGTGCTGGTCATCCTGATCATCGTCTACCGCTCCCTGCTGCTGCCGCTGATGGTGCTGTCCACCTCCCTGTTCGCCCTGTGTGCGGCGCTGCTGGTGATCTGGCACCTCGCCAGCGCCGGGATCCTGCTGCTGAGCGGGCAGACCCAGGGAATCCTGTTCATCCTGGTCATCGGCGCGGCCACCGACTACTCGTTGCTGTACGTCGCCCGCTACCGCGACGAGCTGCGTCACCGGGAGAGCACGTGGGCCGCCACCGTCTCCGCCCTGCGCGGCACCGTCGAGCCGGTGCTGGCCTCCGGAGGGACGGTGATCGCGGGCCTGCTGTGCCTGCTGCTGTCCGAGCTGAAGTCCAACAGCACCCTCGGGCCGGTCGCGGCCATCGGGATCGCCTTCGCGATGCTCGCGGCGCTGACGTTCCTGCCCGCCCTGCTGTACGCCGCGGGTCGCGCCGCCTTCTGGCCGCGCCGCCCGCGGTACGACCCCGCACCGGCCGCCGAGGACGCCTCCGGGACGGACGGCGGCGGGTGGGGCAGGGTCGCCGCAGCGGTCTCCCGTCGTCCGCGACCGCTGTGGATCCTCACCGCGCTGGTGCTCGCGGCCGGCTGCGTCGGTGCCCTCTCGCTGGACGCCGACGGGGTCCCGCAGTCGGATCTGGTGCTCGGCTCCTCCTCCGCCCGTGCCGGGCAGGAGGCGCTCGGCGAGCACTTCCCGGCCGGAGCCGGCAGCCCCGTGCAGGTCATCGTCGATCAGGAGGACCTCCAGGCCACGGCCGACGTGCTGCTGGCCGAGGACGGCATCGCCTCCGTCTCCGTGGTCGCGGCGGACTCCCCCAGCGGCTCCGCCCCGGTGACCGCCGACGGCATCGGCGCGCAGGGCCCGCCGGGGACGCCCGCCGCGGACCCGACCGTCGTCGAGGGGAGGGTCCTGGTCCAGGGGACCCTCACCGATGCGCCCGATTCGGCCGCGGCCGAACGGACGGTCCGCGACCTGCGCGCGGCTCTGGACCAGGAGGGGTTCGAGGAGATCGTGGGCGGAGTGACCGCCACCTCGATCGACACCAACGATGCCTCCGTCCACGACCGCACGCTGATCATCCCCGTGGTGCTGGCGGTGATCCTCGTGATCCTCATGCTGCTGCTGCGCTCGCTGCTCGCCCCTGTGCTGCTGGTGGCGACCACCGTGCTGTCCTTCGGCACCGCGCTCGGGGTCGCGGCGCTGGTCTTCGAGCACGTCCTGGACTTCCCCGGGGCCGATCCGGCGGTGCCGCTGTACGGATTCGTCTTCCTGGTCGCGCTCGGGATCGACTACAACATCTTCCTCATGACCCGGGTGCGCGAGGAATCTCGGCGGCACGGGACCCGAGCGGGCGTCGTGCGCGGGCTGGCCGTCACGGGCGGGGTGATCACCTCCGCCGGACTGGTGCTGGCCGCCACCTTCGCCGCGCTGGCGGTGATCCCCATCCTGTTCCTCGCCCAGATCGCGTTCATCGTCGCCTTCGGAGTGCTGCTGGACACCTTCGTGGTGCGCACCCTGCTGGTCCCGGCGCTCGCTCTCGATGTCGGCAAGGCCATCTGGTGGCCCTCCCGACTGTGGCGCACAGGCTCGCCGTGA